A genomic region of bacterium contains the following coding sequences:
- a CDS encoding four helix bundle protein, with product MGKIKHFSDLEVWQIGKDIVKEVYKITGSFPKEEIYDITSQIKRAVVSVPANIAEGFGRFHYLDKNKFYLNARGSLCELESHILIAKELEFVKQDTKLLFDKIEILSIKLNNLISVTKSKV from the coding sequence ATGGGAAAAATAAAACATTTTTCTGACCTTGAAGTTTGGCAAATTGGGAAAGATATAGTGAAAGAGGTTTATAAAATTACAGGATCTTTTCCTAAAGAAGAAATATATGATATTACCTCTCAAATAAAAAGGGCGGTTGTTTCTGTTCCCGCTAATATTGCGGAGGGATTTGGTAGATTTCATTACTTAGATAAAAATAAATTTTATCTCAATGCAAGAGGCTCTTTGTGTGAACTTGAGAGTCATATTCTAATTGCTAAAGAGTTGGAATTTGTAAAACAAGATACTAAACTGTTGTTTGATAAAATTGAAATCCTGAGTATTAAATTAAATAACTTAATAAGCGTGACGAAAAGTAAAGTATAA